From uncultured Fusobacterium sp.:
TAATGAAGGTAATGGATGCCTTTAAGCCTATATCAACATTAGTAGGAAAGATCTCAAAAAATGTAAGACAATTAATGTTCTGGAATGGAATGTTATCAATATTTGGAAATATGGCACTAGCAGATGAGATGGCACAAATAGTAACAATAGGACCAATCATTAGAAACCTAGTAGAAAAGAACGTAGTAGCAAGTGAAGAAGATATGTATACATTAAAACTAAGAAACGCAACATTTAGTGACGCAATGGGTGTATTTGGATCTCAATTAATCCCATGGCACGTATACATAGGATTCTATATAGGAATAGCAACAACAGTATATCCTATTCATGACTTTGTTCCAATGGATATAATCAAATATAACTTTATAGCATATGTAGCAGTAGCAAGTATGTTATTACTAACATTAACAGGATTTGATAGATTTATTCCTAAGTTTGGATTACCATCAGAACCAAAAGTAAGATTGAAAACAGCAGAAGAAAAGTTAGCTGATGAAGCAGCTTTACATTCAGCAGGAAATTAGTTAATTTTAAAAGGGAAAGAAAACATCTTTCCCTTTTGTATTGTTTTAAAATAATTTATTAAAAATATTGACTTTTCCATACTAAAATGATATAAAAATTATAAAAAGATGGGGGGTGAAATTATGAAAAGAAAATTGACTTTTCTAGGTTATAGTTTTCTAATTATTTTTCTATTATTAGTTAATATAAATAGAAATTCACTATCTTTTAATAATTCACCACAAGAAAAAAAAGAGATAACAAAGATTCTTTCAACATATGATACAAATTTAAAAAATTATATTCCTTTAATAATAAATGAAGTTAAAGGAGAAATTTCTAAACTAGATAGGGATAATAATAGTAATAATCTTCTTGAAAACTTAGAGGAGAAGTTAGAACAGGTTACTAAGATAGAGTTTTCATTAAAAAAGATAAATTCAGGAATAAAAGAGATCTTTTATTTTAGGAAAACTATATTACAAAGAGATGAGAAAAGAGTCCTCAGATTATAGGATTTTAATCTTTTTAGATTAAAATTAAATAATTTGGAGGGAATTTATGTTAGAATTAAACTTTAATATGGCGGAAACTTTGGCAATATCAATATTAGTACTTTTATTAGGGAGAGAGATAAAGAAAAGAGTTAATTTTCTAGAAAGATTTTTTATTCCAGCTCCAGTTGTAGGTGGAGTAATATTTTCGATACTTTTATTGATAGGACATAATACAGGAGCTTTTAGCTTTAGTTTTGACAACATTTTAAAAGATTTTTTAATGACAATATTCTTTACTACAATAGGATTTACAGCTAGTGGAAAATTATTGAAAAAAGGTGGAGTAGGAGTTATTGTATTCTTAATAACAGCTACAGTTTTAGTTATAATTCAAGATATTGTTGGTGTATCTATGGCAAAAATGTTTGGTGAACACCCTCTTTTAGGACTAGCAGTAGGATCAGTTCCACTAACTGGAGGACATGGAACTTCAGGGGCTTTTGGACCTGTGCTTGAAGAGTTTGGAGTAACTGGAGGATTATCAGTTTCAATAGCAGCAGCTACTTATGGATTGATAGCTGGATGTTTAATTGGAGGACCAGTTGCAAAGAGATTGAGAGATAAATATAATTTGAAACCTAGCTTAGAAGATAGAGAAGGAATAGTAGAAGCTTTAGAAGAAAATGACGAGAAACCAGTATCAGAAGAAACTTTATTTAGTGCAGTTGTTGTAATTACATTATCAATGGGTATAGGATATTGTATTGCTCCATTCTTAAAAAAATATGGAATAGTAATTCCAGCATATATAGGACCTATGTTTATTGCTGCTATAATTAGAAATATAGCTGATATGCAAAAGAAAAATCTTCCTATGAATGAAATAGCTATTACAGGGAATATAGCCCTATCTTTATTCTTAGCAATGGCACTAATGACATTAAAATTATGGGAACTAGCTGACTTAGCAATTCCTATTATAAGTATATTATTAGTTCAAACAGCAATAATGGCATTATTTGCATACTTTATAACATTTAGATTCAATGGAAAAGATTATGATGCTGCAGTTATGGCAACAGGACATTGTGGATTTGGTTTAGGTGCAACACCAAATGCAATGGCAAATATGGAAGTTTTCACTAAGGAAAATGGACCAGCTCCAAGAGCATTCTTTGTATTACCAGTAGTAGGAGCATTATTTATAGATTTTACAAATGCAACAGTTATTACATTCTTTATAAATATGTTTAAATAATATATTTGAAAGAATTTTCTGTTTTTGTTGTGAGACCCTAAAATCACAAATAAAGGCTAGTCGTTATGACTAGCCTCATTTTTTTCTTAGTATTTACAAAACCTCTAATATATGTTAAAATTTAGAGTAATATAAATTTTTAGGAGGGGCTTTTTAATGATAGGAATCGGAATAGTAGGACTTCCAAACGTTGGGAAATCTACACTTTTTAATGCAATAACAAAGGCTGGAGCAGCAGAGGCAGCAAACTATCCTTTTTGTACAATAGAACCAAATGTTGGAATGGTAACTGTACCAGATAAAAGATTAGATCAATTAGCTGAAATAATTAATCCACAAAGAATAGTACAAGCAACAGTTGAATTTATAGATATAGCAGGGCTTGTAAAAGGAGCAGCTAAGGGAGAGGGACTAGGAAATAAATTCCTTTCAAACATCAGAACAACAGCAGCAATTTGCCAAGTTGTAAGATGTTTTGAAGATGATAATGTAATCCATGTAAGTGGTTCTGTAGATCCTATAAGAGATATTGAAGTTATTAATACAGAGCTTATTTTTGCTGATATGGAAACAATAGATAAAGCAATAGAAAAACATAAAAAATTAGTTGTAAATAAAAATAAAGAATCAATGGAGTTAATGCCAGTTTTAACTAAATGTAAAGCTCACTTAGAAGAGTTTCAACTTTTAAAAACTATGGAATTAACACCAGAAGAGTTAGAATTATTAAGAACATACCAATTACTAACTTTAAAACCTATGATTTTTGCAGCAAATGTATCTGAAGATGATTTAGCAGCAGGAAATGAATATGTAGAAAAAGTAAAAGAGTATGCAGCTAATTTAGGATCAGAAGTTGTAATAGTTTCAGCTAAAGTTGAGGCAGAGTTACAAGAGATGGATGATGAAGAGAGCAAGCAAGAATATTTAGAAGCTCTTGGAGTAGAAGAAGCTGGATTAAATAGACTTATAAGAGCAGGATTTAAATTATTAGGACTTCAAACTTACTTTACTGCTGGAGTTAAAGAGGTAAGAGCTTGGACTATAAAAATAGGAGATACAGCTCCAAAAGCAGCAGGAGAGATTCATACAGATTTTGAAAAAGGATTTATCAGAGCAAAAGTTGTTTCTTTTGAAGATTTTATTAAGTATTCAGGATGGAAAGGTGCTCAAGAAGCTGGAGTTTTAAGACTTGAAGGAAAAGAGTACATAGTTAAAGATGGAGATTTAATGGAATTCCTTTTCAATGTGTAAAATAAAATAAATGTTAAGAAATTTTACTTGACAAGGTTTAAAAAAATTAGTAAAATATCTAGGTATAGATTGGAGGAGGTTGTCTTGAAATTAAAGATAAAGGATTTTAGCAGCGCTCTTAATAATACAATAGAATTTGATTTTTACGTTGATACAATAGATGATGTAGTACTTAAAGATAAACTTCATATTGTTGGAACAGCTATTTCAGATGGAAGTGGTAAGGTTGAAGTTAGTGGAAAGTATTCTACAAAAATTGAAGTTCAATGTGTAAGATGTTTAAAAAACATTGAAGAAGATCTAACTGGAGAATTTACAGGAACTTTTTTAGATGAAAGTGCATATAGACAATATATGAGAAATTTAAAGGTTGAATGTGAAATTGATAGTAATGAAATTTATGATGAAATCATAGATGGAGAGATAGATCTTGTTAATTTGGTTAGAGAGTATATAATACTTGATTTGCCCCCATATCCACAATGTGATCCTGAATGTGAAGATGATTCTGAAATAGAAAAATATAGCAATCATGGAATAGATTCTAGGTGGCAACAATTATTACAAATAAAAAATTAAATTTTTAAATATGAGTGTAGTAGGAGGGAAACTAAGATGGCAGTACCTAAGAAAAAGACATCTAAGGCTAAAAAGAACATGAGAAGATCTCATCATGCTTTAACTGGAATTGGTCTAACAACTTGTGAAGCTTGTGGAGCACCAAAAAGACCTCACAGAGTATGTTTAAACTGTGGAGATTACAATGGTAAAAAAGTTTTAGCTGGAGACGCTGAGTAATTAAAACTTAGTTGTTAAAAAATAAAAAAAGACAAGAGGATGAAATCTTGTCTTTTTTTATTTTTTTGTTTCTAAAGATTAAAGATAAGAATTAGCTTGTTTTTTTTGGATATTGTGTTATGATATTCTAGATAGTTTAAAAAATAAATTAATTTTGTAATATTTGAAATATATAGTTTTATAAATAAAAAATTTAATGTATAATATATAAAGATAGACTTTAAATTTAGGAGGAAAAGATGAAAATAGCTTTAGATGCTATGGGTGGGGATAATGCACCTTTGGAAACAATAAAAGGAGCTGTCGCTGCATTAGAAGAAGTAAGTGAATTAGAATTAGTTCTTGTTGGGAAAAAAGAGGTTATTGAAGCTGAACTTTCTAAATATAAATATAATAAAGAAAAAATCGAAATAGTTGATGCTAGAGAGATAATAGAAATGACAGATGAGCCTGTTGTTGCTGTAAAAAGCAAAAAAGATTCATCTATGAATAGAACTTTAGAACTTGTAAAAGATGGAACAGTGAGTGCTTCTGTTTCAGCAGGAAATACTGGAGCCTTAATAACAGCTAGCCAATTAAAATTAAAGAGAATAAAAGGGGTTTTAAGACCAGCTATTGCAACAATGTTTCCAAATAAAAAAGGACATATGTTAATGTTAGATGTTGGAGCTACTGCTGATTGTAAGCCTGAATTTTTAAATCAGTATGCTATGATGGGATCTAAGTATATGGAAATTCTATTAGGAAGAAAAAACTCTAAAGTTGGACTTTTAAATATAGGAACTGAAGAGGGAAAAGGAAACGAAGTTACTAGAGAGGCATATAATCTATTAAAAGAAAATAAAAGTATAAATTTTGTTGGAAATGTAGAGAGTACAGAAGTTATGAATGGGAATATAGATGTAGTAGTAACTGATGGATTTACAGGAAATATGGTTTTAAAAACTGCAGAGGGAATAGGTAAATTTATATTAGATGTTATTAAAACAGAAGTTTCAAAGAGCTTTATATATAAATTAGGAGCATTACTTTTAATGCCAGCTTTAAAAGTTGTAAAATCAAAAATGGATTCTTCAGAGTATGGAGGGGCTATTTTCTTAGGATTGAATGGAATCTCTATCAAAGCTCATGGAAATTCAGATGCTGTGGCAATTAAAAATGCAATTAAAGTTGCTGAAAAATTTGCAAAATTAAATTTCGTAGAAGAAATGAAGAAAGTTATAGATATAGATAATACAGAAGTAGAAGAGAAATAGGAGGAGATAGATGGAGTTCAAAAGCGTAGGAATAAAAGGACTTGGATACTATGTACCAGAAAAAGTTATGACAAACTTTGATTTTGAAAAGATACTAGATACAACTGATGAATGGATAAGAACAATGACAGGAGTAGAGGAAAGAAGATATGCAGCTCCTGAACAAGCAACTTCAGATCTATGTGTAGAAGCTGCTAAAAAAGCTTTAGCAGATGCAAATATGACAGCTGAAGATTTAGATATGATAATAGTTGCAACTGTTACTCCAGATTATATTACACAAAGTACAGCTTGTTTAGTTCAAAATAAGCTTGGAGTAAAACAAATCCCTTGTTTTGATGTAAATGCAGCATGTAGTGGATTTATGTATGCTCTTACAATAGCAGGATCAATGGTAAGAGGAGGAGTATATAAAAATATCTTAGTATTGGGAGGAGAAGTTCTTTCAAGAATAGTAGATATGGAAAATAGAAGTAACTGTATACTTTTTGGAGATGGAGCAGCAGCAGCAATAGTTTCAGAAGTT
This genomic window contains:
- the gltS gene encoding sodium/glutamate symporter, with translation MLELNFNMAETLAISILVLLLGREIKKRVNFLERFFIPAPVVGGVIFSILLLIGHNTGAFSFSFDNILKDFLMTIFFTTIGFTASGKLLKKGGVGVIVFLITATVLVIIQDIVGVSMAKMFGEHPLLGLAVGSVPLTGGHGTSGAFGPVLEEFGVTGGLSVSIAAATYGLIAGCLIGGPVAKRLRDKYNLKPSLEDREGIVEALEENDEKPVSEETLFSAVVVITLSMGIGYCIAPFLKKYGIVIPAYIGPMFIAAIIRNIADMQKKNLPMNEIAITGNIALSLFLAMALMTLKLWELADLAIPIISILLVQTAIMALFAYFITFRFNGKDYDAAVMATGHCGFGLGATPNAMANMEVFTKENGPAPRAFFVLPVVGALFIDFTNATVITFFINMFK
- the plsX gene encoding phosphate acyltransferase PlsX; amino-acid sequence: MKIALDAMGGDNAPLETIKGAVAALEEVSELELVLVGKKEVIEAELSKYKYNKEKIEIVDAREIIEMTDEPVVAVKSKKDSSMNRTLELVKDGTVSASVSAGNTGALITASQLKLKRIKGVLRPAIATMFPNKKGHMLMLDVGATADCKPEFLNQYAMMGSKYMEILLGRKNSKVGLLNIGTEEGKGNEVTREAYNLLKENKSINFVGNVESTEVMNGNIDVVVTDGFTGNMVLKTAEGIGKFILDVIKTEVSKSFIYKLGALLLMPALKVVKSKMDSSEYGGAIFLGLNGISIKAHGNSDAVAIKNAIKVAEKFAKLNFVEEMKKVIDIDNTEVEEK
- a CDS encoding beta-ketoacyl-ACP synthase III, encoding MEFKSVGIKGLGYYVPEKVMTNFDFEKILDTTDEWIRTMTGVEERRYAAPEQATSDLCVEAAKKALADANMTAEDLDMIIVATVTPDYITQSTACLVQNKLGVKQIPCFDVNAACSGFMYALTIAGSMVRGGVYKNILVLGGEVLSRIVDMENRSNCILFGDGAAAAIVSEVEDGYGMLSTHLGAEGEDDMILKIPAGGSKKPNDAETIANKENFLVMKGHDVFKFAVHALPLATNKALKIANVKAEELKMIFPHQANVRIIESAAKRIHVPMEKFYLNLNKYGNTSAASIGLALGEAKEKGLIQKGDLIALTGFGGGLTYGSIIMKWAY
- a CDS encoding DUF177 domain-containing protein; protein product: MKLKIKDFSSALNNTIEFDFYVDTIDDVVLKDKLHIVGTAISDGSGKVEVSGKYSTKIEVQCVRCLKNIEEDLTGEFTGTFLDESAYRQYMRNLKVECEIDSNEIYDEIIDGEIDLVNLVREYIILDLPPYPQCDPECEDDSEIEKYSNHGIDSRWQQLLQIKN
- the ychF gene encoding redox-regulated ATPase YchF translates to MIGIGIVGLPNVGKSTLFNAITKAGAAEAANYPFCTIEPNVGMVTVPDKRLDQLAEIINPQRIVQATVEFIDIAGLVKGAAKGEGLGNKFLSNIRTTAAICQVVRCFEDDNVIHVSGSVDPIRDIEVINTELIFADMETIDKAIEKHKKLVVNKNKESMELMPVLTKCKAHLEEFQLLKTMELTPEELELLRTYQLLTLKPMIFAANVSEDDLAAGNEYVEKVKEYAANLGSEVVIVSAKVEAELQEMDDEESKQEYLEALGVEEAGLNRLIRAGFKLLGLQTYFTAGVKEVRAWTIKIGDTAPKAAGEIHTDFEKGFIRAKVVSFEDFIKYSGWKGAQEAGVLRLEGKEYIVKDGDLMEFLFNV
- the rpmF gene encoding 50S ribosomal protein L32, translated to MAVPKKKTSKAKKNMRRSHHALTGIGLTTCEACGAPKRPHRVCLNCGDYNGKKVLAGDAE